CGCCGCGGACAGGAGCGTGCGCCGCCAGGCCATGCGCGTGCGCTCCGCAAACAGCAGCAGCGAGGGGGGACGCGCGGCGGGTGGGGCGGCCGCCGCCCGCGCGGCATCGCGCCGCTTTGGGATCGGCGACGAGGCCACCCGGCGCGGCTTGACCGTCACCGCAAAACGACTGCCAGAAGGACCAACACTCCGGCCACCGCAACGCCCGCCACCAGCACGATCAGCGCGATCGAGGCGGGTAGTTCCGTGCCGCGGCGCATCGCCTTTTCGGCGCGCGCCCACCCGGCGTACGAGGCGATGGTCACCGCCAGGCCCAGCACGATCAGGACTACGGATGCCGCCAGACGAAGACTGGGCTGCAACGGCAACGCCAGCGCTTCGAGTGCGACGCCGGCGGCAATGAGCGCGACCGCCGTGCGAACCCATGCCAAGAAGGTGCGCTCATTTGCGAGGCTGAACCGCGCGTCCGGTTCTTTGCCTGCGCCGTATACCGATCTGGGAAACCTGGTGGCCACCATCCGAACATACCAAGTACTGGATTCGGCGGCTGGCCGGGTTATTCGGAATTCCCCACCGGCACCCGTGGTGGGGCCTATGGCGCGGTGGTGGTGGGTTTGCCGGGGCTGGAGGCGAACTCGTGCAGTCTCTCGCCGTCCAAGACGTAGGTGGTCCAATCGGTCTGGCCATGCCCGCCGATCGCGTCGTAGAGGTCGATCGAGGGTTTGTTCCAGTTCAATACCGCCCAATTGAGGCGGGTGTACCCCCGCTCGACGCAGATCCGCGCCAGGTTTTGGAGCAATGCGAGCCCGTAGCCGCGACCGCGGTAGGCGGGCGAAACGTAGAGGTCTTCGAGGTAAATCCCCTGTCGCCCGGTCCACGTCGAGTAGTTGATGAACCACACCGTCATGCCGATGATGCGCCCGTCCGCCTCGATGACGTGCGCAAACACCGACGGTGAGGCGCCAAAGAGGGTTTCGCGGAGCATTTGGGAATTGTTCTTCACCGCGGCTGGTTCGCGTTCATACTCGGCGAGTTCCTGGATGAGGCCGATGATCTCGTCCTCGTCTCCGCGGCGGGCTTCGCGGAGCGT
This is a stretch of genomic DNA from Rarobacter incanus. It encodes these proteins:
- a CDS encoding YidH family protein, coding for MVATRFPRSVYGAGKEPDARFSLANERTFLAWVRTAVALIAAGVALEALALPLQPSLRLAASVVLIVLGLAVTIASYAGWARAEKAMRRGTELPASIALIVLVAGVAVAGVLVLLAVVLR
- a CDS encoding GNAT family N-acetyltransferase, coding for MTNANASLVPVLPRNLPGGATLREARRGDEDEIIGLIQELAEYEREPAAVKNNSQMLRETLFGASPSVFAHVIEADGRIIGMTVWFINYSTWTGRQGIYLEDLYVSPAYRGRGYGLALLQNLARICVERGYTRLNWAVLNWNKPSIDLYDAIGGHGQTDWTTYVLDGERLHEFASSPGKPTTTAP